CGGGGCGCATGGGCTATCGGCAGCACCTCGTGCGCTCGATCCTCGCGATCCGCGATCAGGGCGGCATCGAGTTGTCCGACGGCTCCCGCATCACCGTGAAGCCGATCCTCGTCGGCCGCAACGAGTCCAAGCTCGCCGAGCTCGCCGCGAAGCACGGCATCGAGGACTGGACGACCGACCTCGCCGCCGCGCTCGCTGACCCCCGGTGGGAGATCTACGCCGACTTCCTGGTGACCAAGGCCCGTGCCACCGCGATCCGCAAGGCCATCGCCGCGGGCAAGGCGATCTACACCGAGAAGCCCACCGCCGAGTCGCTCGAGGAGGCACTCGAACTCGCGCGCCTCGCGAAGGAAGCCGGCGTGAAGACCGGGGTCGTGCATGACAAGCTCTACCTGCCGGGCCTGCAGAAGCTCAAGCGCCTGATCGACTCGGGCTTCTTCGGTCGCATCCTCTCGGTGCGCGGCGAGTTCGGGTACTGGGTCTTCGAGGGCGACTGGCAGCCCGCGCAGCGCCCGAGCTGGAACTACCGCACGGAAGACGGTGGCGGCATCATCACCGACATGTTCCCGCACTGGAACTACGTGCTGGAGAATCTCTTCGGCGAGGTCAAGAGCGTCTACGCGCAGGCGGCCGTGCACATCGCCGACCGCTGGGACGAGCAGGGCGAGCACTACACGGCGACGGCCGAGGACGCGGCCTACGGCATCTTCGAGATCGAGGGCGGCGTGATCGCCGAGATCAACTCCTCCTGGACCGTGCGCGTGAACCGGGACGAGCTCGTCGAGTTCCAGGTCGACGGCACCCACGGATCCGCGGTGGTCGGGCTGTTCGGCGCGAAGATCCAGCCCCGAAACGCCACCCCCAAGCCGGTGTGGAACCCTGATCTCGAAGACACCCGCGACTACGACGCGGACTGGCAACAGGTGCCGACCAACGATGTCTTCCTCAACGGCTTCCGCCAGCAGTGGGAGGAGTATCTGGTGTCGTACGTCGAGGGCACCGACTACCCGTTCGACCTGCTCGCGGGCGCCCGTGGAGTGCAGTTCGCCGAGGCCGGTCTGACCTCCAGCGCCGAGGGCCGCAAGATCGCCCTCGAGTCGTTGACCCTGGATTGAGGCGCACGATGGCCACGCTCCGACTCCTGCACCCGACAGGCGCGACCACCGACGTCGCTCTCAACGATGTCGGTGCCTGCACGCGTCCGACCGCACCGCTGCGGAGCCGCGTCGCATACGCCGCCGCACACGTCGTGCCCAAGGTGCACGCCGACAACACCCCCGGGCAGCCCGCCGACATCGACTGGGACGCCACGCTCGCGTTCCGCCGCAACGTGTTCTCCTGGGGGCTCGGCGTCGCCGATGCGATGGACACCGCGCAGCGCAACATGGGCTTGGATGCCGCGGCCACGCGGGAACTGATCGCTCGCAGCGCTGAAGTCGCCCGCGAGGAAGGCGGCTCGGTGGTGGTCGGCGTCAACACCGACCACATCGCCGAGTCGGAGATCTCCCTCGACCAGGTGATCACGGCCTACACCGAACAGCTGCACTTCGCAGAGGAGCACGGGGCCGGTCCTGTGCTGATGGCGTCCCGGCACCTCGCCCGCGCGGCGACGGATGCCGCGGACTACCGTCGCGTCTACCGCGAGGTGCTGTCCCGGGCGACGACCCCCGTCGTGCTGCATTGGCTCGGAACCGCCTTCGACCCTGCGCTCGCCGGCTACTTCGGGGCAGACGGCTGGCAGGAGGCATCCGAGGTGCTGCTGCAGATCATCGCCGAGAATCCGGGGAAGATCGCGGGAGTGAAGATGAGTCTGTTGAACGCCGAGTCCGAGATCTCGGTGCGCGCACGGCTTCCCGAAGGCGTGCGGATGTTCACGGGCGACGACTTCAACTACGTCCGTCTGATCGGGGGCACAGCGGAAGGGATGACGCCGGGCGATGACATGCACTCCGACGCCCTCCTCGGCGCGTTCGCGGCGATCACCCCGGTGGCTTCGGCGGCGATCCAGGCTCTGGACGCCGGTGACCAGGAGGAGTATCTGCGCATCCTGGGCCCGACCGAAGCGCTCAGCCGGCAGGTCTTCGCCGCCCCCACGTTCTATTACAAGACGGGCGTGGCCTTCCTCGCCTGGCTGAACGGGCATCAGCCCGCGTTCCAGATGGTCGGTGGCCTGCATTCCGCACGCAGCCTGCCGCATCTGAGTCGCATCGTCGAGCTTGCGAACACCTCGCTCGCGCTGGAGCAGCCCGACCTCGCACAGCAACGGTGGCACCGCATGCTGCGCGTGAACGGAGTGGACGCATGAGCCCTTCTTCGCAGATCCCCGACCCGCGGCTGTCGATCAACCAGGCGACGATCAAGCATGCCGATCTCGCCACCGCGCTGCGGGTCACGGCAGACGCGGGAGTGCGATCGATCGGCCTCTGGCGGGAGCCCGTGCATGCGGTCGGCCTCGACGTCGCTGCGCGGATGCTGTCCGACTCGGGTCTGCGCTTCTCGACGCACTGCCGGGGCGGCTTCTTCACCCTGCCGGCCGGTGCGGACCGGGAAACGGCGTTGGATGACAACCGCAGGGCGATCGAGGAGACCGCGACGCTGGCCGCGGCCGGTGCGGAAGGCTCGACCGCCGTGCTCGTGCTCGTCGCGGGCGGATTGCCTGCGGGATCACGCGACCTGATCGGAGCGCGGGAGCGGGTGCGCGATGCGATCGGTGTCCTCGCTCCCGAGGCGGAGGCGGCGGGGGTGACGCTCGCGATCGAGCCGCTGCATCCGATGTACGCGTCGGATCGCGCCGTCATCTCGACGCTCGGGCACGCACTCGACATCGCCGCTGACTTCGCGCCCGAGGTGGTCGGGGCCGCCGTCGATACGTTCCACATCTGGTGGGATCCGCAGGTGCTCGAACAGATCGCGCGGGCGGGCAGGGAGAACCGGATCGCGACCTATCAGGTGTGCGACTGGAAGACACCCCTCGCCGCCGACGTGCTGCTCTCCCGGCACTACACAGGAGACGGGGTGATCGACTTCGGCTCACTCACCCGTGCGGTCGTCGCGACCGGGTACGACCGCGACATCGAGGTCGAGATCTTCAACGCCGAGATCTGGGCGGATACCCCGGAGAGCGTCGTACGCCGCACGGCGGAGACGTTCGCGGCCGCCGTCTCTCCGCACCTCGCATGAGGTCCGATCCGGAGGTTCGGCGTACCATCTGTCGGGAGCGCGCACGGATGCAGGGCGCACGGGCGGCTTTCCGTCCGACATCCATGCATCGGCCCGACATCCGTGCATGGGGCGTCGGTGCGTCGGCGGGCCGCGGGGCGGGGAAGTAGGATCTGGGGCATGACAGAGCCCGCATCGTCGGCGGAGCGGCCGGCGCCGACCAGGGCCCAGCGTCACACGCGGGGACCCGCACCCACCCTGCACGACGTGGCTCGCGAGGCCGGTGTATCGCTTGCGACCGCCTCCCGTGTGCTCAACGGATCGGAGCGCAAGGTCGCCGAGTCGTTCCGTGAGCGTGTCGAAGCGGCGGCCGCGGAACTGGGCTACACCGCGAACGTCTCCGCCCAGGCGACCGCGCGTGGCACCTCGCCCGTCATTGCCCTGCTCGTCGCCGACATCGCCGACCCCTACTTCGGTCTGATCGCCTCGGGGGTGGCGCGCGGTGCCGACGAGCACGGGCTCGTCGTCACGGTCGCCATCACCGACCGTGATCCGGCCCGGAAGGCGCGCATCGTCCGAGCTCTGCGGGGTCAGCGGCCGCGGGGCCTGATCCTCGCCGCCTCCGGCACGCAGGAGCCGATCGAGGCCGATGTCGCCCATGACCTCGCCGAGTTCTCGCGTCTGGGCGGCAGGGTGGTCGCCTTCGGGCCGGGCTCCGGCGTGGAGCGGAGTATCGAGATCGACAACCGCTCCGGAGCCGAGGCGCTGGGACGACGGATGGCCGAGCGGGGGTATCGCTCGGCGATCGCGCTCGGTGCCGCCGAGGGCGTGTGGACCTCGGATGATCGTCTGGCCGGGTTCCGCGCCGGATTCGAGGCTTCAGGAGGAGCTGTCGTGCGCACGCTGCGTGGCGGCTTCCTCCGTGAATCAGGCGCGGAGAGTATGGCCGCGGCGCTCGCCGATGGTGTGCCCACCGGCACCCTGGTCTTCGCGATCACCGATGTCGTCGCGATCGGCGCGATGTCCGCGATCCGCGACGCCGGTCGGGAGATCGGCGCCGACATCGCGGTCTGCGGCTTCGACGACGTGCCCGCGAGCAGCGACGTCTCCCCGGCACTGACGACGGTGCGTGTGCCGCTGAGCGAGGTCGGCTATCAGGCCTTCCGTGCGACGGTGGATGCGGACTGGGAGCAGGCGCCGCTGCCGCTCGACGTGGTCGTGCGCGCCAGCACCCCGGGAGTCCCGCGGTGACCCGGGTCGTGCTGGCCCCGGACAGCTTCAAAGGCACGATCACGGCAGCCGATGCTGCGGCGGCGCTCGCCGAAGGATGGGCGTCCGTCGACCCCACGGCGGAGTTCGTGCACCGGCCCATGGCGGACGGCGGCGAGGGCACCGTGTCGGCGTTCGAGGCCGCGGTTCCGGGGGCCGTGCGGATGCCGGTCACGGTCGACGGGCCTGCGGGGCGCCGGATCGAGACCTCCTGGCTGCTGCTTCCCCCGACCGAGGATGCTCCCGCAGGGACGGCTGTCGTCGACCTCGGCTCGACATCGGGCATCGAGTTGCTGACGGAGCTGCGCCCCTGGGACGCGGACACCGCCGGGTTCGGGCAGGCCATGGCCGCCGCACTCGATCACGGGGTCTCGCGCCTCGTCGTCGGGATCGGCTCGAGCGCATCGACTGACGGCGGCACCGGCATGCTGTCGGCACTGGGGGCGCGGTTCCTCGATGCCGCGGGCGCTCCTGTTGCTCCGGGTGCACGGGGGCTCGGAGACATCGCCGCGGTCGACCTCTCCGGACTGCGCCCGGCTCCGGAGGTACGCGTGCTCACCGACGTAACGAACCCGCTCGTCGGTCCGCGCGGGGCCGCCGCGGTGTTCGGCCCGCAGAAGGGACTGCGCACCCCCGACGACATCGTCCTCGTCGACGACGGGCTGCGCCGGCTCGCCGCACTGCTCGGCGTCGATCCGGACGGCGCGGGCAACGGCGCGGCCGGAGGGACCGGTGCCGCCCTGGTGGTGTGGGGCGGAGTCCTCGCTCCCGGCGCATCCGAGGTCGCGGAACTCATCGGGTTGGCCGAGGCGATCGCCGAGGCCGATGTGGTCATCACCGGGGAGGGGTCCTACGACGGGCAGTCCGGCGACGGCAAGGTGCCCTCCTACCTCGCGGGTCTCGCCGCTGAGGCCGGGACGCGCGCGATGGTCGCGGCCGGTCGCATCACCGAGGATGCGGATACCGCGCTGTTCGCGGCATCCGCCTCACTCACCGAGCTGGCCGGCTCGTCCGACGCGGCCCTCGCCGAACCGGCGCGCTGGCTGCGCGAGGCCGGCACCGTGCTGGCCCGTTCCGCCGCAGCCTGAGACGTCGCCCGCGCGGGGTCAGCCGCCGAGTGCGGCCGACACGACAGCGCGTGCCTCCGCCTGGACCTCCGCGAGGTGTTCGGGGCCGCGCAGGCTCTCGGCGTAGAGCTTGTAGACGTCTTCCGTGCCGGACGGGCGCGCCGCGAACCAGGCGTGCTCCGTCTGCACCTTGAGACCTCCGATCGCCGCACCGTTGCCGGGCGCGTGTGAGAGCTTCGCCGTGACCTCCTCGCCGGCGAGGGTGGTGGCCGTCACCGACTCGGGGGCGAGCTTTCCGAGCGTCGCCTTCTGTTCCGGTGTCGCGGGGGCGTCGACCCGCTGGTAGGCCGAGGCGCCGAACGCCTCCTCCAGTTCGGCGTACCGCTCCGAGGGCGTCTTGCCCGTGACGGCGATGATCTCGGCGGCCAGCAGGCACAGCAGGATGCCGTCCTTGTCGGTCGACCACACGGAGCCGTCCTTGCGGAGGAAGGACGCCCCGGCCGACTCCTCGCCGCCGAACGCGACCGAGCCGTCGAGGAGTCCGGGGACGAACCACTTGAACCCGACCGGGACTTCCAGCAGGCGGCGACCGAGCGATTCGGCGACGCGGTCGATGATCATTGACGACACGAGCGTCTTCCCGATCGCGGCATCGCGGGGCCAGTCCTGCCGATGCGAGAACAGGTAGTCGATCGCGACGGCCAGGTAGTGGTTAGGGTTCATCAGCCCGGCGTCCGGGGTGACGATGCCGTGCCGGTCGGCATCCGCGTCGTTCCCGGTCAGCACGTCGTAGTCGCCCTTCTTCGCGACCAGCGACGCCATGGCCGAGGGCGACGACGGATCCATCCGGATCTTCTCGTCCCAGTCCAGGGTCATGAAGCGCCAGGTCGGGTCGACCTCGGGGTTCACCACGTCCAGGTCGAGGTCGTGCATCTCGGCGATGAGTGCCCAGTACTCCACGGACGCTCCGCCCAGAGGGTCGGCGCCGATGCGCACCCCGGCCGTGCGGATCGCGTCGAGGTCGATGATGGACGGCAGATCCCGCACATACTCCTCGCGGAAGTCGTAGCCGGTGAGGGCATCCCAGTCGATGTCGGCGAAGCGCTCGAGCTTCACTCCCTCGAGCCCCGCGGCGATCAGGGCGTTCGCGCGGTCGGCGATCCATCCGGTGGCGTCGGTGTCGGCGGGTCCTCCGTGCGGCGGGTTGTACTTGAAGCCGCCGTCGCGGGGCGGGTTGTGCGACGGGGTCACGACGATGCCGTCCGCGCGACCGGGGTCGTCGGCAGCGCGTCCGCGGTTGTAGGTCAGGATCGCGTGGCTGAGCGCGGGGGTCGGCACCCATGAGTCGCGGGCATCGACCCGCACGTCCACACCGTTCGCGAGCAGCACCTCGATGGCGCTGCGCTCGGCAGGGAGGGAGAGCGCGTGCGTGTCCCGACCGAGGAACAGCGGACCCGTGATGCCCTGGGCTGCGCGGTAGTCCACGATCGCCTGCGTCGTGGCGAGGATGTGGTTCTCGTTGAAGCTGTTCGACAGGGAGGAACCGCGATGGCCGCTGGTCCCGAAGACGACCCGCTCGGCGGCGACCTCGGGGTTCGGTGTGCGGTCGTAGTAGGCGGCGATCAGTTCGTCGACGTCGATCAGGTCACTTTCCTCCGCAGGGAGGCCGGCACGGCTGGTCATCCTCTCAGTCTGCCCCCTGATCGGCGGGATCGCACCCGAGAAGTCATGCGTATCTCCGTCGTCGCGCCGAGGGCTAAGGTGAAACCCGTGACTGAACGCCGCACCTACAGCTATCTCGGCCCGGCCGGAACCTTCACGGAGGCGGCGCTCGATCAGGTGGCGGAGGCTCGCGGCCAGACCTGGCGCCCCGTGCACAACGTGGGGGAGGCGCTGGCCGACGTGCTCGAGGGCCGCAGCGATGCCGCCATGATCGCGATCGAGAACTCCATCGAGGGCGGTGTCTCCACCACGCAGGATGCGCTGGCGACCCTGCCGGGCCTGCGCATCATCGGTGAGTACCTGGTGCGGGTGAACTTCGTGCTCGTCGCCCCGCGTGGCACGACGCTCGATCAGGTCGAGGTGATCGCGGCGCACCCCGTCGCCTATGCGCAGTGTCATGGCTGGCTCGGTGAGCATCTGCCCTCGCACTCGCACGTGCCGGCCTCGAGCAACGTGGCGTCGGCGATCGGCGTCCTCGACGGCACCCTCGCCGCGCAGGCGGCGATCGCAGCCCCGGGCATCGTGAGCCACTACGACGTCGACGTGCTCGCGGAGGGCATCGGCGACAACGCGCAGGCCGTGACCCGCTTCGTGCTGGTCACCCGGACGACCCGTTCCCCTGAGCCGACCGGCGCCGACAAGACCTCCCTGATCGTCGAGCTCCCGCACGATCACCCCGGTTCGCTCCTCGAGATGCTGGAGCAGTTCTCGACCCGCGGGATCAACCTCTCGCTCATCGAGTCGCGGCCGATCGGCGACGAACTCGGTCGCTACCGGTTCGTTATCGACGCGGACGGACACATCGAGCACGAGCGCATGGCCGACGCGCTGCTCGGCATCCGCCGCTTCAGCCCGCGCGTGGTGTTCCTCGGCTCCTACCCGCGTGCGGATCGCCAGATCGTGCAGTACCCCGACCGCTACTCGGACGACGTGTTCGTCGAGGCGCGCGACTGGCTGCGCGGCATCCTCTCCGGCGAGCCCGAGGTCTGACCCCCGCCCCGCCCCGCCCCGGTGCGGCCGGTGCGGGCGGCCGGTGCGGGCAGTGAGGCTGTTGCGGGATCGAAAACGCGCCTCCGGGACGTCACGGAGGCGCGTTTTTCATCCCGCACGAGCGGGACTCGGGGTCAATGCTCCTGGAAGCGCGGCCAGTCGCTGCCGGGAGCCATGCGCGCGTGCAGGGCACCCTTCGCGGAAGCGAGGCTGGGATAGGTACTGGCTTCGGCATCCGCTTCCGCCATCGTGACGTGGTATCCGTCGTCGTCGTGCCGGATGCTGCCGACCACTCCGTTGCGTCCGTAAGCGACCCAGAGTGCGAGCGTCTTGGTGGTGCTCATCTTCGGACCCCCTTTCTGCCGTCGAGGGTACGCCGATCTGTGTGTTGTCGACACCCCTTGACGGGATCCGCGGCGCGGTTGCGGGATCGATAACGCACCTCCGCTGGCCGGGCGAGGATCGTTTCTGATCCCGCACCGGGGGACGCAGGTGTCAGCGCGAGGAGATCGCCCGGCGGATGAGGGAGACGAGGGCGGCGCCGCCGTCGCGCAGGTCGAGCTCGGTGACGCGGATCACGATCCATCCGGCGGCTTCGAGGTCGCGCTGTCGACGGATGTCGGTGCGCCACTGCTCGCGGCTCGTGCGGTGTCCGTCCCCTTCGTACTCGATCGCGATGCGCCACTGCGGATAGGCGAGGTCGACGCGGGCGATCGCCCGTCCGGCGGCCCGGACGACGTGCTGGATCTCCGGCTCGGGAAGCCCTGCGTCGACCAGCAGCATCCTGGTCTCGGTCTCCTTCGGCGACTCGACTCCTTCGCGCACTCGGGGGAGAGCCCTGCGGATGCGCCCGCACCCGGGGAAGCGCCCCCACTCGAGGAGCCGCTGTTCGATCCTCTCGACGTCCACCGAAGGTCTGCCCTCGTGGAGGCCGGGGTAGTTGTCGGCCGCGGTGATCAGGGCTTCCAGGGCGACGTTCATCGGCACACGGGTCAGCTCCGCGGCGCAGAGGAAGAACGCAGCCACGGGGTCGACCACCGGTACCCTTCCGATCTCCCAGGAGTGTGCTCGCCCCGACGCGATGCGACGACCACGGATGCCGACCGTGCGTGGGGGAGAGTGGCCCGTGTCCACTGCGACGTCCAAGGGTTCGGCCGTCGTCCAGTGAACCGGGAAGGGGATTCCCCAGAGCCGCAGCGCCGTCCGTCCGGCGAAACGCTGGCCCGGTCGCAACCGCGGCACGTAGCACTCCACGTGCTCGACGAAGCTGGCGGGCGCCTCCGCAGCGCGGACACCTGCATACGGCCGGATGAGATCGCGCGCGGAGTGCCGCTTGCGCCCGACTCCGGACGCTTCGGCATCGCGGACGGAGAAGTGCGCGCCGAGCTCGGCGGGGAGGGGGATCCGGTGTCGCATCCGCCCATGGTCGCTCGCGAGCTTCCGCTCCGTCCCGCCCTCCAGCCTTGCGCTCCGGCATCTGTGGACAACTGCCGCCTGTGGAGAACGCCCGCTCCGGCTGCGGGATCAAAAACGCGCCTCCGGGTGCCCGGGAAGGCGCGTTTTTGATCCCGCAACCGAGTGGGGGACGGGGGGACCCGGGGACGGGGGGACCCGGGGACGGGGGAGCGGGACCGCGGTCAGAGGGCGGCGGCGATGAGTTCCAGGGACTGGGCTCGGCCGAGGGGGGAGTCCTTCGGCTCGGACTCGTACGCACCGGCGACCGGGGACAGCATGACCTCGTCGACACCGTGGCGCTCGGCGAAGCCGCGGACCTCTGCGGCCACGCTCTCTCCGGTGCCGACGAACCAGCGGGAGCGGGCGGCTTGGACGACCTCATCCGTGGTGGCGTCCGTCTCCGCGGCGAGTGCCTCCTCGACGGTTTCGAGCGCTCCCAGGGGCTGGTTCAGCCGCAGCCGTGCCATCATCCGCAGTTGCGGGAGCGCACGAGCTTCCGCTTCCTCCGGGGTGGGCGCGGCGACCGCGTTCACCGTGAGGAAGGTTCGGGGCTCCGGGTGCTCCTCGCTCGGACGGTAACCCGTGCGGTACAGGTCGAGCGCGCGCTCGAGTCCCTGTCCCGAGAAGTGGTTCGCGAAGACGTAGGGGAGTCCGTGGGAGGCCGCGAGCTGGGCCGAGTAGTCGCTCGATCCGAGCAGCCACGCCTCGGGGGACCCGGTCGCCGCCGGGGTCGCGCGCACGGTGTACTCGCCGCCCGAGGTGAACCGCACGGTGGCGCCGTCGCCCGAGAGGAGCGCGGCGATGTCCTGGACGTGACGGGGAAACTGCTCGACGTCACTCGTGGTGCCGGAGCCGCGGAGCAATTGCGTGATCACGGGGTCGCTGCCGGGGGCGCGACCGAGGCCGAGGTCGATGCGTCCCGGGGCGATGGCCTCGAGCGCTGCGAACTGCTCAGCCACGATGAGGGGCGCGTGGTTGGGCAGCATCACACCACCGGATCCGAGTCGCAGGCGCGTCGTGCGCGTCGCCGCAGCGGCGATCAGCACCGGGGGTGTGGTGGACGCGACGGCCGGCATGTTGTGGTGCTCGGCGAACCAGTAGCGGCGGTAGCCGAGGCGGTCGGCGGTCTCGGCGAGGGACAGGGAGGAGGCGATGGCCTCGGCGCTCGTCTGGCCGGTGCGCACCGGGACGAGATCGAGGACGGAGAGAGCTGTAGCGGACATCCTCTCCTGCAACGTCTCGCGGGGTGGCGTCATTCCCCCCGGTAGCGTTGCCGTATGGAAGCAGGCATCTTCTACGTCCTCGTCGGTTCCGTCGCCGTGGCCGCGTTCGCGCGTTGGAGAGGATGGCCCGCGCCGCTGCTCGTGACCGTCGTGGCGCTCGCCGCGTCGTTCCTGCCGTTCGTGCCCGAGCTGGACATCGACGGACACCTGCTGCTCAGCCTGGTGCTGCCGCCACTGCTGTACTCAGCCGCGCTCGACGTGTCGTTCGTCGGCTTCCGGCGCAGCCTGCCGCAGATCCGTCGGCTCGGGATCTGGCTCGTGCTGCTCACCGCCGTCGCCGTGGGGTTCGTGGCGTGGTGGCTCCTGCCCTCGCTCACCCTTCCCGGCGCGCTGCTGCTCGGTGCGATCGTGGCTCCGCCGGATGCGGTGTCGGCCGCGGCGATCGGCCGTCGCCTCGGACTGCCCCGGCGCATCATGACGGTGCTCTCCGGCGAGAGCCTGATCAACGACGCGACCTCCCTCACGCTCTACCGGGTGTTCGCGGCCATCCTCGCCGGTGCGACGCTGACGGTCTGGGACGGCATCTGGCAGTTCCTCCTGGCGGTCGGCGTCGGCGTCGGCGTCGGTCTGGTGTTCGGAGTCGTCCTGCACCAGCTGCGCACCCGCATCAGCGACCCGGTTGTGATCGGCACGTTCGGGCTCCTCGCCCCGTTCGGTGCCTACGCGATCGCCGAGCACCTGCTCGGATCCGGGGTGCTCGCGGTCGTCGCGATGGGGCTCTACGTCGGCTACAACTCGCCGCGCACCGACTACACCACGCGGCAGCAGGAGAAGCCGCTGTGGCTCTCGGCCGACCTGCTGCTGGAGAGCTTCGTATTCGCCTACATCGGTCTGCAGTTCCCGCGTGTGCTCAACGACCTGGGCAGCGAGTCGGTCGGGCGGATCCTGCTCCTGTCGGGAGCGGTGTTGCTCGTGGTGCTGATCGTGCGACCGCTCTACATCTATCCGACCAGCGCATGGGCGAACTTCCAGGATCGCCGACGGCTCGAACGCTGGGATCGCGGCGTCGAGACCGAGCAGTTCGAGAAACGACACAAGAAGTCCCGGCGCTGGGGGGACTACTCCCCCGACGAGTTGCGCAGCCATATCGTGCGCGAGCGGATGGCAGGGCTGCAGCTCAGCTGGAAGGACAGCGCCGTCATCTCCTGGGCGGGGATGCGCGGTGTGGTGACCCTCGCGATCGCGGTCGCCGCCGCCGACCTCGCGACCCTCGACACCGAGGCGTCGCATGCCATCGTCGTCGTCGCCTTCATCGTGACCGTCGGCACGCTGCTGATCCAGGGGCTCACCCTCCCGCTGCTGATCCGCGGTCTCGGGATCGCGAGCGACGTCGACGAGGAGGAGGACCGGGAGGCGCTCGCCGCCGTCCGGGAGAAGAGTCGCGAGGCCGGCAAGGCCTACCTCGCGAAGAAGCGTGTCGAATGGGAGGCGAAGTACGGCGAGGTCGACCTCGGGGTCTTCGACGCGTTCACCAAGCGGATGACTCGGGTCGAGAAGGACACGGACGAGGTGCAGAAGGTGGAGGATGCCGCGAGCCGGCCCTCGTACGAGGACCTCGTCGCCCTGACGAAGGGCTGGTTGCAGGTGCGGCGCGAGATCCTGCTCGCCGAGCGGGATGCGGGCAACCTCGACGAGGAGGTCATGCGCGAGCTGATCGCCGCGATGGATGCCGAGGAGCTCGCGCTCGACACCCGGGGTGCCACGCGTCCGCAGAGCCGCGCCTGAGTGCCGGAGCGCCCCGTCCCGGAGGGGGACGGGGCGCTCTGCGTGAGGCGGAACCGCGGTCAGCGGGCGCCGACCGGCTCCTTGTCGGAGGAGGTGTCCGCTTCCGGGGCGCCCTCGTCGTCTCCGGCGTCGTCTCCGGAGTCGTCTCCGGAGTCGTCGGCGAAGGGGAGGCCTTCGCGCGGAGCGTTGTAGAGCTCCTCATTCAGGATGCCCTCGCGCTTGGCGACGATCGTCGGGATCAGTGCCTGGCCGGCCACGTTGACCGCGGTGCGGCCCATGTCGAGGATCGGGTCGATCGCGAGCAGGAGTCCGACGCCCTCGAGCGGCAGGCCGAGAGTCGACAGTGTCAGGGTGAGCATCACGACGGCGCCCGTGGTGCCGGCGGTGGCTGCGGAGCCGACGACCGAGACGATCACGATCAGCAGGTACTGCACGAAGTTCAACTCGATGCCGAAGAACTGGGCGACGAAGATCGCGGCGATGGCGGGGTAGATCGCCGCGCAGCCGTCCATCTTGGTGGTCGCACCGAGCGGGACGGCGAACGACGCGTACGAGCGGGGGACGCCGAGGTTGCGCTCGGTGACGCGCTCGGTGAGGGGCAGCGTGCCGATCGACGAGCGGCTGACGAAGGCGAGCTGCACGGCCGGCCAGACACCGGAGAAGTACTGCTTGATCGACAGGCCGTGCGTGCGCACCAGGACCGGGTAGACGACGAAGAGCACCAGCGCGAGGCCGATGTAGACCGCAGCCGCGAACCAGCCGAGGGAGGCCAGCTTCTCCCAGCCGTACTTGATCACGGCCGAGCCGATGAGGCCGAAGGTGCCGATCGGGGCGATGCGGATGATCCACCACAGCACGCGCTGGATGACCTTCAGCAGCGACTCGGTGAAGATGAGGAACGGCTCGGCCTTCTTGCCGGCCTTGAGAGCGGCGATGCCGACGACGGCCGCCACCACGATGACCTGCAGGATGTTGAAGCCGACGTTCGACGAGAAGGTGCCCTCGACAGCACCGGGCGAGGTGCTGACGGTGAGGCCGAGGAAGTTCTGCGGGATCAGGCCGAGGAGGAAGTTCCACCAGGTGCCGACCGTGTACGGGTCGCCGGGCTCGAGGCCGTCACCGGCGCGGTTGCCGGGCTGGATCACGAGGCCGAGGACGATACCGATGATGACGGCGATGAAGGCG
Above is a window of Microbacterium aurugineum DNA encoding:
- a CDS encoding Gfo/Idh/MocA family protein, translating into MAQANTREIGIIMNGVSGRMGYRQHLVRSILAIRDQGGIELSDGSRITVKPILVGRNESKLAELAAKHGIEDWTTDLAAALADPRWEIYADFLVTKARATAIRKAIAAGKAIYTEKPTAESLEEALELARLAKEAGVKTGVVHDKLYLPGLQKLKRLIDSGFFGRILSVRGEFGYWVFEGDWQPAQRPSWNYRTEDGGGIITDMFPHWNYVLENLFGEVKSVYAQAAVHIADRWDEQGEHYTATAEDAAYGIFEIEGGVIAEINSSWTVRVNRDELVEFQVDGTHGSAVVGLFGAKIQPRNATPKPVWNPDLEDTRDYDADWQQVPTNDVFLNGFRQQWEEYLVSYVEGTDYPFDLLAGARGVQFAEAGLTSSAEGRKIALESLTLD
- a CDS encoding dihydrodipicolinate synthase family protein — its product is MATLRLLHPTGATTDVALNDVGACTRPTAPLRSRVAYAAAHVVPKVHADNTPGQPADIDWDATLAFRRNVFSWGLGVADAMDTAQRNMGLDAAATRELIARSAEVAREEGGSVVVGVNTDHIAESEISLDQVITAYTEQLHFAEEHGAGPVLMASRHLARAATDAADYRRVYREVLSRATTPVVLHWLGTAFDPALAGYFGADGWQEASEVLLQIIAENPGKIAGVKMSLLNAESEISVRARLPEGVRMFTGDDFNYVRLIGGTAEGMTPGDDMHSDALLGAFAAITPVASAAIQALDAGDQEEYLRILGPTEALSRQVFAAPTFYYKTGVAFLAWLNGHQPAFQMVGGLHSARSLPHLSRIVELANTSLALEQPDLAQQRWHRMLRVNGVDA
- a CDS encoding sugar phosphate isomerase/epimerase family protein, with translation MSPSSQIPDPRLSINQATIKHADLATALRVTADAGVRSIGLWREPVHAVGLDVAARMLSDSGLRFSTHCRGGFFTLPAGADRETALDDNRRAIEETATLAAAGAEGSTAVLVLVAGGLPAGSRDLIGARERVRDAIGVLAPEAEAAGVTLAIEPLHPMYASDRAVISTLGHALDIAADFAPEVVGAAVDTFHIWWDPQVLEQIARAGRENRIATYQVCDWKTPLAADVLLSRHYTGDGVIDFGSLTRAVVATGYDRDIEVEIFNAEIWADTPESVVRRTAETFAAAVSPHLA
- a CDS encoding LacI family DNA-binding transcriptional regulator, translating into MTEPASSAERPAPTRAQRHTRGPAPTLHDVAREAGVSLATASRVLNGSERKVAESFRERVEAAAAELGYTANVSAQATARGTSPVIALLVADIADPYFGLIASGVARGADEHGLVVTVAITDRDPARKARIVRALRGQRPRGLILAASGTQEPIEADVAHDLAEFSRLGGRVVAFGPGSGVERSIEIDNRSGAEALGRRMAERGYRSAIALGAAEGVWTSDDRLAGFRAGFEASGGAVVRTLRGGFLRESGAESMAAALADGVPTGTLVFAITDVVAIGAMSAIRDAGREIGADIAVCGFDDVPASSDVSPALTTVRVPLSEVGYQAFRATVDADWEQAPLPLDVVVRASTPGVPR
- a CDS encoding glycerate kinase, with the protein product MTRVVLAPDSFKGTITAADAAAALAEGWASVDPTAEFVHRPMADGGEGTVSAFEAAVPGAVRMPVTVDGPAGRRIETSWLLLPPTEDAPAGTAVVDLGSTSGIELLTELRPWDADTAGFGQAMAAALDHGVSRLVVGIGSSASTDGGTGMLSALGARFLDAAGAPVAPGARGLGDIAAVDLSGLRPAPEVRVLTDVTNPLVGPRGAAAVFGPQKGLRTPDDIVLVDDGLRRLAALLGVDPDGAGNGAAGGTGAALVVWGGVLAPGASEVAELIGLAEAIAEADVVITGEGSYDGQSGDGKVPSYLAGLAAEAGTRAMVAAGRITEDADTALFAASASLTELAGSSDAALAEPARWLREAGTVLARSAAA